In Kocuria turfanensis, a single genomic region encodes these proteins:
- a CDS encoding helix-turn-helix domain-containing protein, which produces MSGSAPLRERSVATEGWGELTLDRLLAQMPAELELVTSWAGAAAPPLRWVATSELEDPTPFLLGGELLLTAGVPLAGRSPAEVAAYVARLAAAGVTALGLGVSPVHDALPAGLAPACAQHGLPLVRVAEHTPFVAVTRRFAAVLEAENDRVARHLVQANRRMLRAVLSGAPESSLLEVLAAEVRAWAVLTGADGRISASAGRPALDEEQLRPLQEKIFAGSGPRVEVASFAEPGAAVVVGHPLRSERDVNLGTLVLGAPAAFTPAQHTAVSVAVGLLEVLLRQRTVGNLAPSRLATALLLGAGEPGGERAVLRALAQSVAGPEGEPVRVVQGVRGPGHDGPWPPRAPDELPELLQLRRLFDTRLVELTAYGFVTVTRSPVPGRLLADLELRGWLVAVGRPAELPGLRAGHEEVSALRRRLRAGGRSLRAEDVPWSVAGLLGPESGRLVADRLLAPLEQLPEQRRELLLGTLRCWLDAHGNWDACSRRLGLHRNSVRRHVQQVAELLGVDLDDARVRAELLIALQFVPGAP; this is translated from the coding sequence ATGAGCGGAAGTGCACCACTGCGGGAACGGTCCGTCGCCACGGAGGGCTGGGGGGAGCTGACCCTGGACCGCCTGCTGGCGCAGATGCCGGCGGAGCTGGAGCTGGTGACCTCCTGGGCGGGGGCGGCGGCCCCGCCGCTGCGCTGGGTGGCCACCAGCGAGCTGGAGGACCCCACGCCCTTCCTGCTGGGCGGGGAGCTGCTCCTCACCGCCGGGGTCCCGCTGGCCGGACGGTCGCCGGCGGAGGTCGCCGCCTACGTGGCGCGGCTGGCCGCCGCCGGGGTCACCGCCCTGGGGCTGGGCGTGTCCCCGGTGCACGACGCCCTCCCCGCCGGGCTCGCCCCGGCCTGCGCCCAGCACGGCCTGCCCCTGGTGCGGGTGGCCGAGCACACGCCGTTCGTCGCCGTGACCCGCAGGTTCGCCGCCGTGCTGGAGGCGGAGAACGACCGGGTGGCGCGGCACCTGGTGCAGGCCAACCGCCGGATGCTCCGGGCCGTGCTCTCCGGCGCCCCGGAGAGCTCCCTCCTGGAGGTGCTGGCCGCGGAGGTCCGGGCGTGGGCGGTGCTGACCGGGGCCGACGGGCGGATCAGTGCCTCCGCCGGCCGCCCCGCCCTCGACGAGGAGCAGCTGCGCCCCCTCCAGGAGAAGATCTTCGCCGGGAGCGGCCCGCGGGTGGAGGTCGCCAGCTTCGCCGAGCCCGGGGCGGCCGTCGTCGTCGGCCACCCGCTGCGCAGCGAGCGCGACGTCAACCTGGGCACGCTCGTCCTCGGGGCGCCCGCCGCGTTCACCCCGGCCCAGCACACCGCCGTCTCCGTCGCCGTCGGTCTGCTCGAGGTGCTCCTGCGCCAGCGCACGGTGGGCAACCTGGCGCCGAGCCGCCTCGCCACCGCCCTGCTGCTGGGGGCGGGAGAGCCCGGGGGAGAGCGCGCCGTGCTGCGGGCGCTGGCGCAGAGCGTCGCCGGCCCCGAGGGGGAGCCGGTGCGGGTGGTGCAGGGCGTCCGCGGGCCGGGCCACGACGGGCCGTGGCCGCCCCGGGCCCCCGACGAGCTCCCGGAGCTGCTCCAGCTGCGCCGGCTGTTCGACACCCGGCTCGTGGAGCTCACCGCGTACGGGTTCGTCACCGTCACCCGCTCGCCGGTGCCCGGCCGGCTGCTCGCGGACCTGGAGTTGCGGGGGTGGCTCGTGGCCGTCGGCCGGCCCGCGGAGCTCCCCGGTCTGCGGGCCGGCCACGAGGAGGTCTCCGCCCTGCGCCGCAGGCTGCGGGCCGGCGGCAGGAGCCTGCGGGCGGAGGACGTGCCGTGGTCGGTGGCGGGTCTGCTCGGCCCGGAGTCGGGGCGGTTGGTGGCGGACCGGCTCCTCGCGCCGCTGGAGCAGCTTCCCGAGCAGCGGCGGGAGCTGCTGCTCGGCACGCTGCGGTGCTGGCTGGACGCCCACGGCAACTGGGACGCGTGCAGCCGCCGGCTCGGCCTGCACCGCAACAGCGTGCGCCGGCACGTGCAGCAGGTCGCCGAGCTGCTGGGAGTGGACCTCGACGACGCACGGGTGCGCGCGGAGCTGCTGATCGCCCTGCAGTTCGTGCCCGGGGCGCCGTAG
- a CDS encoding carbon-nitrogen hydrolase family protein, with product MKIAVLQAEATVLDLEANLRVVDAAARRARQDGADLLLTPELFTCGYSPELVRQRLTAEDLRLIADRAAAIARRHGIALVYSAPRQGAGGRWHIAATLLDDAGRAVLSYDKVHLFGDEERRAFAPAEDAPRVVEHGGLRISLLICYDVEFPESVRAASDQGAELLLVPTALGAGFAAVPNILLPARALESQVVIAYANHCGTESGLEFGGESVVAGADGSLLARAGTGPDLVHAVVDSALVAAARERVPYLRDRRPDLYGRWGGRPTG from the coding sequence ATGAAGATCGCCGTGCTCCAGGCCGAGGCCACGGTCCTGGACCTGGAGGCCAACCTCCGGGTCGTCGACGCCGCCGCGCGGCGGGCCCGCCAGGACGGCGCGGACCTGCTGCTCACCCCGGAGCTGTTCACGTGCGGCTACAGCCCCGAGCTGGTCCGGCAGCGGCTGACGGCCGAGGACCTGCGCCTGATCGCCGACCGCGCCGCGGCGATCGCCCGCCGCCACGGGATCGCCCTGGTCTACAGCGCGCCCCGGCAGGGAGCGGGCGGGCGCTGGCACATCGCCGCCACGCTCCTCGACGACGCCGGGCGGGCCGTGCTGAGCTACGACAAGGTGCACCTGTTCGGGGACGAGGAGCGGCGGGCCTTCGCCCCGGCCGAGGACGCCCCGCGGGTGGTGGAGCACGGCGGCCTGCGGATCTCGCTGCTGATCTGCTACGACGTGGAGTTCCCGGAGAGCGTGCGCGCCGCCTCGGACCAGGGCGCGGAGCTGCTGCTGGTCCCGACCGCCCTCGGCGCCGGGTTCGCCGCCGTGCCGAACATCCTCCTGCCGGCCCGCGCCCTCGAGAGCCAGGTGGTCATCGCCTACGCCAACCACTGCGGCACCGAGAGCGGGCTGGAGTTCGGCGGGGAGAGCGTGGTCGCCGGCGCCGACGGGAGCCTCCTGGCCCGTGCCGGCACGGGCCCGGACCTGGTGCACGCCGTCGTGGACTCGGCCCTGGTGGCCGCCGCCCGCGAGCGCGTGCCCTACCTGCGGGACCGCCGCCCGGACCTGTACGGGCGCTGGGGCGGGCGCCCGACCGGCTGA
- a CDS encoding PucR family transcriptional regulator, with amino-acid sequence MITVAQVLGLDGLGLRMVVEGDTGAPVSWVATSELADPTPYLNGGEIVLFTGLNSPVDRPSWGRYARRLAEKGVVALGMGVGRSLSHPEVPEQLVEAAREAGLTLFSVPEETPFLELIQAVAEMRAAQERTVLEAMLTMQRTLTRAATGADGSTRVLESLAGLIEGGWAAICTADAEITHRSGPAVPELPTGRSLEELVDRLRPARLRGSLSESGPAGSIVIHPLGVQGVPLTYLVVVTPRPVERVQAGAITTAVALLSLHAERAGERTLFRRRVRAGALALVLGGDVRSGDALLAVAEDGGWAGSSRRVRVVRLRGDAEPVREAARRIEGYADRTGHRALVGAAAQHAAGEADVAVLVEDDAELLRALREVVERSGARAGVGGAAPVEAAGTSEHQALDVLGRTTARHRVGVWDDLVTGGFAGLLPPEAARAFARDLLAPVRAREGGDQLLGLLRTFLAHNGNRRQAAAELGIHRNTMLQRLQAVEQALGRSLDDPQLRADLWIALRVHAG; translated from the coding sequence GTGATCACGGTCGCCCAGGTGCTCGGGCTCGACGGTCTCGGCCTGCGCATGGTCGTCGAGGGGGACACGGGCGCCCCCGTGAGCTGGGTGGCCACCAGCGAGCTGGCCGACCCCACCCCCTATCTCAACGGCGGGGAGATCGTCCTGTTCACCGGGCTCAACAGCCCCGTCGACCGGCCCTCCTGGGGGCGCTACGCCCGCCGCCTCGCCGAGAAGGGGGTCGTGGCCCTGGGCATGGGCGTCGGGCGCAGCCTGTCCCACCCCGAGGTGCCGGAGCAGCTGGTCGAGGCGGCCCGGGAGGCCGGCCTCACTCTGTTCAGCGTGCCCGAGGAGACACCCTTCCTGGAACTGATCCAGGCCGTGGCCGAGATGCGGGCCGCCCAGGAGCGCACCGTCCTGGAGGCCATGCTCACCATGCAGCGCACGCTCACGCGTGCCGCCACGGGCGCCGACGGATCCACCCGGGTCCTGGAGTCCCTGGCCGGGCTCATCGAGGGCGGCTGGGCGGCGATCTGCACCGCGGACGCCGAGATCACGCACCGGTCCGGGCCCGCGGTCCCCGAGCTGCCCACGGGTCGGAGCCTGGAGGAGCTCGTCGACCGGCTCCGCCCGGCGCGGCTGCGCGGGTCGCTGAGCGAGTCCGGACCCGCGGGGAGCATCGTGATCCACCCGCTGGGCGTGCAGGGGGTGCCGCTCACCTACCTCGTCGTGGTCACGCCCCGGCCCGTGGAACGGGTCCAGGCCGGGGCGATCACCACCGCCGTGGCCCTGCTCTCCCTGCACGCCGAGCGGGCGGGGGAGCGGACCCTGTTCCGGCGCCGGGTCCGCGCCGGAGCCCTGGCCCTCGTCCTCGGGGGCGACGTGCGCTCCGGGGACGCCCTGCTGGCGGTCGCCGAGGACGGCGGCTGGGCCGGGTCGTCCCGGCGGGTGCGGGTGGTGCGCCTGCGCGGGGACGCCGAGCCGGTCCGGGAGGCGGCCCGGCGGATCGAGGGATACGCCGACCGCACCGGCCACCGGGCGCTGGTGGGCGCCGCGGCGCAGCACGCGGCCGGGGAGGCGGACGTCGCCGTGCTGGTGGAGGACGACGCGGAGCTGCTCCGGGCCCTGCGCGAGGTCGTCGAGCGCTCCGGGGCACGCGCCGGCGTCGGCGGCGCCGCTCCCGTGGAGGCCGCCGGCACGAGCGAGCACCAGGCCCTCGACGTGCTGGGACGCACCACGGCCCGGCACCGGGTGGGCGTCTGGGACGACCTGGTGACCGGTGGCTTCGCCGGGCTCCTGCCGCCCGAGGCGGCGCGGGCCTTCGCCCGGGACCTGCTGGCGCCGGTCCGGGCACGGGAGGGCGGCGATCAGCTGCTGGGCCTGCTGCGGACCTTCCTCGCCCACAACGGCAATCGGCGGCAGGCGGCGGCCGAGCTGGGGATCCACCGCAACACGATGCTGCAGCGGCTGCAGGCCGTCGAGCAGGCCCTGGGCCGCTCCCTGGACGACCCGCAGCTGCGGGCCGATCTCTGGATCGCCCTCCGCGTCCACGCCGGCTAG
- a CDS encoding Glu/Leu/Phe/Val family dehydrogenase — protein sequence MTPPVLAPAADAPGEAAAGTGPLADAQAQLAAAVRALGYETGLHALLARPRREMTVSIPLRRDDGSVEVLTGHRVQHNFSRGPAKGGLRFSPAVDLDEVRALAMWMTWKCALLDVPYGGAKGGITIDPRRYSREELERVTRRYTSEILPIIGPERDIPAPDIGTDEQTMAWMMDTYSVSVGYTVPGVVTGKPVSVGGSLGRSSATSRGVVHIALAALAHRGITPAGATAAVQGFGKVGAGAALFLAEAGVEVVAVSDQYGAVHRAGGLDVPALQQHVAATGSVVGFAGADPLPAERLLGLAVDLLVPAAVEGVLHAGNAAEVAASVVVEGANGPTTAAADEILAAHGVLVVPDILANAGGVIVSYFEWVQSDQAYWWSAAEVDARLEARMLAAWGKVLEVAAERGLSLREAATVTAVQRVADAHLTRGLYP from the coding sequence ATGACCCCCCCCGTCCTCGCTCCCGCCGCCGACGCCCCGGGGGAGGCGGCGGCGGGCACCGGCCCGCTGGCCGATGCCCAGGCCCAGCTGGCCGCGGCCGTGCGCGCCCTCGGCTACGAGACCGGCCTGCACGCCCTGCTGGCCCGGCCGCGCCGGGAGATGACCGTGTCCATCCCGCTGCGCCGTGACGACGGGAGCGTGGAGGTGCTGACCGGTCACCGGGTGCAGCACAACTTCTCCCGCGGCCCCGCCAAGGGCGGGCTGCGCTTCTCCCCGGCCGTGGACCTGGACGAGGTGCGGGCCCTGGCGATGTGGATGACCTGGAAGTGCGCGCTCCTGGACGTGCCCTACGGCGGGGCCAAGGGCGGGATCACGATCGACCCCCGCCGCTACTCCCGGGAGGAGCTGGAGCGGGTCACCCGCCGCTACACCTCCGAGATCCTGCCGATCATCGGCCCGGAGCGGGACATCCCCGCCCCGGACATCGGCACCGACGAGCAGACCATGGCCTGGATGATGGACACCTACTCCGTGTCCGTGGGCTACACCGTGCCCGGGGTGGTCACCGGCAAGCCGGTGTCCGTGGGCGGGTCCCTGGGCCGCTCCTCGGCGACCTCCCGGGGCGTGGTGCACATCGCCCTGGCCGCCCTGGCCCACCGCGGGATCACCCCGGCCGGGGCCACCGCCGCGGTGCAGGGCTTCGGCAAGGTCGGCGCGGGGGCCGCGCTGTTCCTGGCCGAGGCCGGGGTGGAGGTCGTCGCGGTCTCCGACCAGTACGGGGCCGTCCACCGCGCCGGCGGGCTGGACGTGCCCGCGCTGCAGCAGCACGTGGCCGCCACCGGCTCCGTCGTCGGCTTCGCGGGAGCGGACCCCCTCCCGGCCGAGCGGCTGCTGGGGCTGGCGGTGGACCTGCTGGTGCCGGCCGCCGTGGAGGGCGTGCTGCACGCGGGCAACGCCGCCGAGGTGGCCGCGTCGGTCGTGGTGGAGGGCGCCAACGGGCCGACCACGGCCGCGGCCGACGAGATCCTGGCCGCCCACGGCGTGCTCGTGGTCCCGGACATCCTCGCCAACGCCGGCGGGGTGATCGTCTCCTACTTCGAGTGGGTGCAGTCCGACCAGGCCTACTGGTGGTCCGCGGCCGAGGTCGACGCCCGCCTGGAGGCCCGGATGCTCGCGGCCTGGGGAAAGGTGCTCGAGGTCGCCGCCGAGCGCGGGCTGAGCCTGCGCGAGGCCGCCACCGTCACCGCGGTCCAGCGGGTCGCCGACGCCCACCTCACCCGCGGCCTCTACCCCTGA
- a CDS encoding Bax inhibitor-1/YccA family protein: MAGGNPLLRDFTKQGAGSAQQSHGTQYGQSSYGTPYQQPGYQQPGYGQAGYGQAGPYSADRLDSMYNAPAAGTNQTGRMTYDDVIMRTATVLGAVVVGALAGWIMPVLTLPGALIGFVLAMVNVFKRQPSPALILAYGLFEGMFLGGISAMFESMYPGIAVQAVIGTLAVFGSVLVLFRSGKLRASARATKIFMVALMAYVVFALVNLGAVLLFGFNIRTDSPLGPWLGLAIGAIAILLAAYSFVLDFENIKRGVEVGVPEKMAWSAAFGLTVTLVWLYIEILRILAIIREMTSN; this comes from the coding sequence ATGGCCGGCGGGAACCCGCTCCTCCGCGATTTCACCAAGCAGGGCGCAGGCAGCGCCCAGCAGTCCCACGGGACCCAGTACGGGCAGAGCTCCTACGGGACCCCCTACCAGCAGCCCGGATACCAGCAGCCCGGATACGGTCAGGCCGGCTACGGGCAGGCCGGCCCGTACTCCGCCGACCGGCTGGACTCGATGTACAACGCCCCGGCGGCGGGCACCAACCAGACCGGCCGGATGACCTACGACGACGTCATCATGCGCACCGCCACGGTGCTCGGCGCCGTGGTGGTCGGTGCGCTGGCCGGCTGGATCATGCCCGTGCTGACCCTGCCGGGCGCCCTGATCGGGTTCGTCCTGGCCATGGTCAACGTCTTCAAGCGCCAGCCCTCGCCGGCGCTGATCCTGGCCTACGGCCTGTTCGAGGGCATGTTCCTCGGCGGCATCTCGGCGATGTTCGAAAGCATGTACCCGGGCATCGCCGTCCAGGCCGTGATCGGCACCCTGGCGGTGTTCGGCTCCGTGCTCGTGCTCTTCCGCTCGGGCAAGCTGCGCGCCTCGGCGCGGGCGACCAAGATCTTCATGGTCGCCCTCATGGCCTACGTCGTGTTCGCCCTGGTCAACCTGGGTGCCGTCCTGCTCTTCGGCTTCAACATCCGCACGGACAGCCCCCTGGGCCCGTGGCTGGGCCTGGCCATCGGCGCGATCGCCATCCTGCTGGCGGCCTACAGCTTCGTGCTCGACTTCGAGAACATCAAGCGCGGTGTCGAGGTCGGCGTCCCGGAGAAGATGGCCTGGTCCGCGGCCTTCGGCCTGACCGTCACCCTCGTGTGGCTCTACATCGAGATCCTGCGCATCCTGGCGATCATCCGGGAGATGACCTCGAACTAG
- a CDS encoding nitroreductase family protein — MSRAFLRILAQRRPAPALTPDAPPREELEAVLRAAAGPAAADPGLSWRVAVTTRRSAPELAAAAAGMRRVPTMSTPFPRLKGKQLRRLATFRGSLQWASTGGLGCALVFSPDDALGVPRKEQLAAAHGARPLLEAAFWGAGWATTWAPRDGADEDALRAFYGLAPGEKVLGWLFVGRPPRGAAAAHAATLPVPGPRITYH; from the coding sequence ATGTCACGTGCGTTCCTCCGGATCCTCGCCCAGCGGCGTCCCGCCCCCGCCCTGACCCCGGACGCTCCGCCGCGGGAGGAGCTGGAGGCCGTGCTCCGCGCGGCCGCCGGCCCGGCCGCCGCGGACCCCGGGCTCAGCTGGCGGGTGGCCGTGACCACGCGCCGCTCCGCGCCCGAGCTGGCGGCGGCGGCCGCGGGCATGCGGCGGGTGCCCACCATGAGCACCCCGTTCCCCCGTCTGAAGGGCAAGCAGCTGCGGCGGCTGGCGACGTTCCGGGGGTCCCTGCAGTGGGCGAGCACCGGGGGGCTGGGCTGCGCGCTGGTGTTCAGTCCCGACGACGCCCTCGGGGTGCCGCGCAAGGAGCAGCTCGCCGCCGCACACGGGGCCCGGCCCCTGCTCGAGGCCGCCTTCTGGGGCGCGGGCTGGGCCACGACGTGGGCGCCCCGTGACGGGGCGGACGAGGACGCGCTGCGCGCCTTCTACGGGCTCGCGCCCGGGGAGAAGGTGCTCGGTTGGCTGTTCGTGGGGCGTCCGCCGCGGGGGGCCGCCGCGGCGCACGCGGCCACGCTTCCCGTGCCCGGTCCGCGGATCACCTACCACTGA
- a CDS encoding AI-2E family transporter has product MPSTAHDSERPPVPGPSNELPPLHGNAAGGVAVSVRVAAAWSWRLLIILAAVGLFGYMLSTITVVIIPVLIAGLLAGLLFPLVKGMRAQHVPAGLAAGLTVLGFIGLVVGLLVLAGRQIVLGFAQLSENVVVGTQQLLGWLEDGPLNLSADSVNDWIDDLGTTVQDNSQAILNGAMSFGSTAGSVLTGIIIMLFTLLFFLMDGERIWLFLVRLFPVSARRAVNGAGRRGWHSLVQYARIQGFVAFVDAVGIGLSAFFLGVPLALPIGILVFLGSFVPIVGAVLTGAVAVLVALVANGFGTALAMLAFVLLVQQIESNVLQPLVMGRAVSLHPLAVFLAVASGTILFGIAGALFAVPVMAFLNTVVRYLVGGTWKGDEEIPWEPYYFPWEIKKHASRNELTRDQIMAQLQRFRRTRAQERLQAALKRRRKADRTRTAAGDAGRPGGGGRPEQAGTGTEEAPGRPPGTD; this is encoded by the coding sequence ATGCCTTCCACTGCGCACGACTCCGAGCGTCCCCCGGTCCCGGGGCCCAGCAACGAGCTCCCGCCGTTGCACGGCAACGCCGCCGGGGGCGTGGCGGTCTCGGTGCGGGTCGCCGCCGCCTGGTCGTGGCGGCTGCTCATCATCCTCGCGGCCGTGGGCCTGTTCGGCTACATGCTCTCCACGATCACGGTGGTCATCATCCCCGTGCTCATCGCGGGGCTGCTCGCCGGGCTGCTGTTCCCCCTGGTGAAGGGGATGCGGGCCCAGCACGTGCCCGCCGGCCTGGCCGCGGGCCTCACCGTCCTGGGCTTCATCGGACTCGTCGTCGGCCTGCTCGTGCTGGCCGGGCGGCAGATCGTGCTCGGCTTCGCCCAGCTGTCCGAGAACGTGGTGGTCGGCACGCAGCAGCTGCTGGGCTGGCTCGAGGACGGGCCCCTGAACCTCAGCGCGGACAGCGTGAACGACTGGATCGACGATCTCGGCACCACGGTGCAGGACAACAGCCAGGCCATCCTCAACGGGGCCATGTCCTTCGGCTCCACGGCCGGCAGCGTGCTGACCGGCATCATCATCATGCTCTTCACGCTGCTCTTCTTCCTCATGGACGGGGAGCGGATCTGGCTCTTCCTGGTCCGGCTGTTCCCGGTCAGCGCCCGGCGCGCCGTCAACGGCGCCGGCCGCCGAGGCTGGCACTCCCTCGTGCAGTACGCGCGGATCCAGGGCTTCGTGGCGTTCGTGGACGCCGTGGGCATCGGCCTGAGCGCCTTCTTCCTGGGCGTGCCCCTGGCCCTGCCCATCGGCATCCTCGTCTTCCTCGGCTCCTTCGTCCCGATCGTGGGCGCGGTGCTGACCGGCGCGGTCGCCGTGCTCGTCGCCCTGGTGGCCAACGGCTTCGGCACCGCCCTGGCCATGCTCGCGTTCGTCCTCCTGGTGCAGCAGATCGAGTCCAACGTCCTGCAGCCCCTCGTCATGGGCCGGGCGGTGTCCCTGCACCCGCTGGCCGTGTTCCTCGCCGTGGCCTCCGGCACGATCCTCTTCGGCATCGCCGGCGCCCTGTTCGCGGTGCCCGTGATGGCCTTCCTCAACACGGTGGTGCGCTACCTCGTGGGCGGGACCTGGAAGGGGGACGAGGAGATCCCGTGGGAGCCCTACTACTTCCCCTGGGAGATCAAAAAGCACGCCAGCCGCAACGAGCTGACCCGGGACCAGATCATGGCCCAGCTCCAGCGCTTCCGCCGGACCCGGGCCCAGGAGCGTCTCCAGGCCGCGCTCAAGCGCCGGCGCAAGGCCGACCGCACCCGGACCGCGGCCGGGGACGCCGGACGGCCGGGCGGCGGCGGACGGCCGGAGCAGGCCGGCACCGGCACCGAGGAGGCCCCGGGGCGGCCCCCGGGCACCGACTAG
- the ilvA gene encoding threonine ammonia-lyase has translation MSLAALPVRLADIEDAAALLDGVIDRTPVAHSRALSRLVGTEVNLKAENLQRAGSFKVRGAYVRMAKLTADEKARGVVAASAGNHAQGVALAADRLGITARIYMPMGAALPKVAATRDHGAEVVLHGNAVDEALAEAQRHAERTGAVFVHPFDHPDIVAGQGTLGLELLDQIPDVDTVITGVGGGGLLAGLAVAVKARAEQLGRPIRLIGVQAENAAAYPPSLAGDALVTLERVSTIADGIAVGKPGQLPFSIIKELVDDVVTVSEDSLAQALIFLLERNKLVVEPAGAVGVAALLDGRLQERYPDLGSTAVVLSGGNIDPMLMLKVIQRGLSAAGRYMTIKMMLTDRPGELALISKVIAVQDANVTGLDHTRIGGSLSMGDVSITIDMETKGHEHCRQVLRALEAEGFHPVVVH, from the coding sequence GTGAGCCTGGCCGCCCTGCCCGTCCGCCTCGCCGACATCGAGGACGCCGCCGCACTGCTCGACGGGGTGATCGACCGCACGCCGGTGGCCCACTCGCGGGCGCTGTCCCGGCTGGTCGGCACCGAGGTCAACCTCAAGGCCGAGAACCTCCAGCGCGCGGGCTCCTTCAAGGTCCGCGGCGCCTACGTGCGCATGGCCAAGCTCACCGCCGATGAGAAGGCGCGCGGGGTGGTCGCCGCCTCCGCCGGCAACCACGCCCAGGGCGTGGCCCTCGCCGCCGACCGACTGGGCATCACCGCCCGCATCTACATGCCCATGGGCGCGGCCCTGCCCAAGGTCGCCGCGACCCGGGACCACGGCGCGGAGGTCGTGCTGCACGGCAACGCCGTGGACGAGGCGCTCGCCGAGGCGCAGCGCCACGCCGAGCGGACCGGGGCGGTCTTCGTCCACCCCTTCGACCACCCGGACATCGTGGCCGGCCAGGGCACCCTCGGCCTGGAGCTCCTCGACCAGATCCCCGACGTCGACACCGTGATCACCGGTGTGGGCGGCGGCGGGCTGCTCGCCGGGCTGGCCGTGGCCGTCAAGGCCCGCGCGGAGCAGCTGGGCCGGCCGATCCGGCTGATCGGCGTGCAGGCGGAGAACGCCGCCGCCTATCCGCCGTCCCTCGCCGGGGACGCCCTGGTGACCCTCGAGCGGGTCTCGACCATCGCCGACGGCATCGCCGTGGGGAAGCCGGGCCAGCTGCCCTTCAGCATCATCAAGGAGCTCGTCGACGACGTCGTGACGGTCTCCGAGGACTCCCTCGCCCAGGCGCTGATCTTCCTGCTGGAGCGGAACAAGCTCGTGGTCGAGCCGGCCGGCGCCGTGGGGGTCGCCGCCCTGCTGGACGGCCGGCTGCAGGAGCGCTACCCGGACCTGGGCAGCACCGCGGTGGTGCTCTCCGGCGGCAACATCGACCCCATGCTCATGCTCAAGGTCATCCAGCGCGGCCTCTCCGCCGCCGGCCGGTACATGACGATCAAGATGATGCTCACCGACCGGCCGGGCGAGCTGGCGCTGATCTCCAAGGTCATCGCCGTGCAGGACGCCAACGTCACCGGCCTGGACCACACCCGCATCGGCGGCTCGCTCAGCATGGGCGACGTCTCCATCACCATCGACATGGAGACCAAGGGCCACGAGCACTGCCGCCAGGTCCTCCGGGCGCTCGAGGCGGAGGGGTTCCACCCCGTCGTCGTGCACTGA
- the greA gene encoding transcription elongation factor GreA — MTKTSNQGAWLTQEAYDRLKKELDYISGPYRHEIVERIDQARSEGDLKENGGYHAAREEQGKNEGRIAHLKGLLENAQVGEAPADDGVVEAGMVVTAEIAGEPMTFLIGSREVAEDLAAGSDLEVFSEKSPMGSAISGHQVGDELSYTAPNGKQIPVKILDAKPFQG, encoded by the coding sequence GTGACCAAGACCAGCAACCAGGGCGCCTGGCTGACCCAGGAGGCCTACGACCGTCTGAAGAAGGAGCTCGACTACATCTCCGGCCCGTACCGGCACGAGATCGTGGAGCGCATCGACCAGGCCCGTTCGGAGGGCGACCTCAAGGAGAACGGCGGCTACCACGCCGCCCGCGAGGAGCAGGGCAAGAACGAGGGGCGCATCGCCCACCTCAAGGGCCTGCTCGAGAACGCCCAGGTCGGGGAGGCCCCCGCGGACGACGGGGTCGTCGAGGCCGGCATGGTCGTCACCGCGGAGATCGCCGGGGAGCCGATGACCTTCCTCATCGGCTCCCGCGAGGTGGCCGAGGACCTGGCCGCCGGCAGCGACCTGGAGGTGTTCTCCGAGAAGTCCCCGATGGGCTCGGCCATCTCCGGTCACCAGGTCGGCGACGAGCTGTCCTACACTGCGCCCAACGGCAAGCAGATCCCGGTCAAGATCCTGGACGCCAAGCCGTTCCAGGGCTGA
- a CDS encoding DUF4307 domain-containing protein has protein sequence MPRPEAAVSTDSPALLRDRYGRPARARRLGPRGWLGLLVLATLLTAVFIAWVVTARGAAPTFKDVGFQVVSEARVTADFDLTKRPGDVVTCAVSALNKEYAVVGWAEVTVGAVAEEQLGQGGTSTHRASVRTTNLATTAVVDSCWVEDGAAATDVS, from the coding sequence TTGCCGAGACCCGAGGCCGCCGTGTCCACCGACTCCCCCGCCCTGCTCCGCGACCGCTACGGACGCCCCGCCCGTGCCCGCCGGCTCGGTCCGCGCGGCTGGCTGGGCCTGCTGGTGCTGGCGACCCTGCTCACGGCCGTGTTCATCGCGTGGGTGGTCACCGCCCGGGGCGCGGCGCCCACGTTCAAGGACGTCGGCTTCCAGGTCGTCTCCGAGGCGCGGGTGACGGCGGACTTCGACCTCACCAAGCGTCCCGGCGACGTGGTGACCTGCGCGGTGAGCGCCCTCAACAAGGAGTACGCCGTGGTGGGCTGGGCGGAGGTGACCGTCGGGGCGGTGGCCGAGGAGCAGCTCGGCCAGGGCGGGACGAGCACCCACCGCGCCTCCGTGCGGACCACGAACCTGGCCACCACCGCGGTCGTCGACTCCTGCTGGGTCGAGGACGGCGCGGCCGCCACGGATGTGTCGTAA